In one Pleomorphomonas sp. T1.2MG-36 genomic region, the following are encoded:
- the pgmB gene encoding beta-phosphoglucomutase: MTANPAPTLSSLPTDPWRLVETRWDADASLLRETLFALGNGHIGTRGSHDEAWLGEADASMEGTYVNGFYDTEAIRYPENAYGFARINEFMLNLPNAKGVEIAVNGERFNLATGAILAYERSLDFREGVLVRSVDWKSPAGRRVRIVSKRLVSLSRSAILSQQVTVTPLDADASIEFVATLNSRVQGGEESFDPRLGSGASARALSVVEANAGPGRSVLVSRTHNSGLTLRIETRVGLVGGDAGSSEASETNGVLSQRFGVSAKAGETVTLEKMTAIVTSRDAPADELAARADEALNGALAVGFTGLADEQRTRLAAFWEKADIEIEGDDALSQGLHFNLYHLFQSIGRDGRTNIAAKGLTGEGYEGHSFWDTEIYVLPVFLRTMPELARAVLQHRIGYLDKARARARDLGHIRGALYPWRTITGEECSAYFPAGTAQYHINADIAFAIKQYVEATGDLSLLADGAAELVFETARVWADLAHLVDGAFHIDEVTGPDEYTALVNNNFYTNVMAKTHLAFAAEIAGWMNREKPEAFARLSERIDLAGEEIAHWSDVSDRLRLPYDDKLGIHAQDDVFLSRKVWDFAGTPAENYPLLLHYHPLVIYRHQVCKQADVLLALFLRGELFSKAVKRRDFDYYEAITTHDSSLSTCIHSIIAAEVGLDERAYEFFMDAARMDIDNSHGNTFHGVHTAAMGGTWMSVVHGFAGLRAIKGELHFAPSLPKSWSRYRFRLVDHGRTLEVAVSAAGTEFRLVEGEAIRLFHRGEPVDLSAAEPTRRVALPKIFDKKPFKAVVFDLDGVITDTARFHHLAWKRLADTLGIGFDDELAESLKGIDRRMSLQMILDKGGVTLEPAEFDRLADMKNVWYKELIGTMTRDDLLPGALDTLEAVRAAGLKIGLASVSQNAPAILDRLGIADMFDTVVDARLLKRGKPDPEIFLKAAAQLGADPADCLGVEDAVAGVASIKGAGMAALGIGKSSVLTEADAIIPSLDDFVLADYVA, encoded by the coding sequence GTGACTGCGAATCCCGCCCCGACGCTCTCGTCGCTGCCCACCGATCCCTGGCGTCTGGTCGAGACCCGCTGGGATGCCGACGCCAGTCTGCTGCGCGAGACGCTGTTCGCGCTCGGCAATGGCCACATCGGTACCCGTGGCAGTCACGACGAGGCCTGGTTGGGCGAGGCCGATGCCAGCATGGAAGGGACCTACGTCAACGGCTTCTACGACACCGAGGCAATCCGCTATCCCGAGAATGCCTATGGCTTCGCGCGCATCAACGAGTTCATGCTCAACCTGCCCAACGCCAAGGGTGTCGAGATCGCCGTGAACGGCGAGCGCTTCAACCTCGCGACCGGTGCGATCCTCGCCTACGAACGCAGCCTCGATTTTCGCGAGGGCGTTCTGGTCCGCAGCGTAGACTGGAAGTCGCCGGCCGGCCGGCGGGTGCGCATCGTTTCCAAGCGGCTCGTCAGCTTGTCCCGCAGTGCCATTCTCTCCCAACAGGTAACCGTGACGCCGCTCGATGCCGACGCCAGCATCGAGTTCGTCGCCACGCTCAACAGCAGGGTGCAGGGGGGCGAGGAAAGCTTCGATCCCCGCCTTGGGTCCGGTGCCTCGGCCAGGGCGCTTAGCGTCGTGGAAGCCAACGCCGGCCCTGGTCGGTCGGTCCTGGTCTCGCGAACCCACAATAGCGGGCTGACGCTCAGGATCGAAACGCGGGTCGGTCTGGTCGGTGGTGACGCCGGTTCGAGCGAGGCGTCGGAGACGAACGGCGTCCTTTCCCAGCGGTTCGGCGTCTCGGCCAAGGCCGGCGAAACCGTCACACTGGAAAAGATGACCGCCATCGTCACCAGTCGCGACGCCCCGGCCGACGAACTGGCCGCCCGCGCCGACGAGGCACTGAATGGAGCGCTTGCCGTTGGCTTTACGGGTCTCGCCGACGAACAGCGCACCCGCCTTGCTGCCTTCTGGGAGAAGGCCGACATCGAGATCGAAGGGGACGACGCCCTGTCGCAGGGCCTCCACTTCAACCTCTATCACCTCTTCCAGTCGATCGGCCGCGATGGTCGCACCAACATCGCCGCCAAGGGGCTGACGGGGGAGGGCTATGAAGGCCACTCCTTCTGGGACACCGAGATCTATGTCCTGCCGGTCTTCCTGCGCACCATGCCTGAGCTGGCGCGCGCCGTGCTTCAGCACCGCATCGGCTATCTCGACAAGGCGCGTGCCCGCGCTCGCGATCTCGGCCACATCCGTGGCGCGCTCTACCCCTGGCGGACCATAACCGGCGAGGAATGCTCGGCCTATTTTCCGGCCGGAACGGCGCAATATCACATCAACGCCGACATCGCCTTCGCCATCAAGCAGTATGTCGAAGCCACCGGTGATCTATCCTTGCTCGCCGATGGCGCGGCCGAACTGGTGTTCGAAACGGCGCGCGTCTGGGCGGATCTCGCCCATCTCGTCGACGGTGCCTTCCATATCGACGAGGTGACGGGGCCGGACGAGTACACGGCCCTCGTCAACAACAACTTCTACACCAACGTGATGGCCAAGACCCATCTGGCCTTCGCGGCCGAGATTGCAGGATGGATGAACCGGGAGAAGCCCGAGGCGTTTGCCAGGCTCTCCGAGCGTATCGACCTTGCCGGTGAGGAGATCGCCCACTGGTCCGACGTTTCGGACCGGTTGCGGCTGCCCTACGACGACAAGCTTGGCATCCACGCTCAGGACGATGTCTTCCTGTCCCGCAAGGTGTGGGACTTTGCCGGCACGCCGGCCGAAAACTATCCGCTGCTCCTGCACTACCATCCGCTGGTGATCTACCGTCATCAGGTCTGCAAGCAGGCCGACGTGTTGCTCGCCCTGTTCCTGCGCGGCGAGCTGTTCTCCAAGGCCGTGAAGCGGCGCGACTTCGACTATTACGAAGCCATCACCACCCACGACTCCTCGCTCTCCACCTGCATCCACTCGATCATTGCCGCGGAAGTCGGGCTGGATGAGCGGGCCTATGAGTTCTTCATGGATGCCGCCCGCATGGACATCGACAACAGCCATGGCAACACGTTCCACGGCGTCCATACGGCGGCGATGGGCGGCACGTGGATGAGTGTCGTGCATGGCTTCGCCGGCCTGAGGGCGATCAAGGGCGAGCTTCACTTTGCGCCGTCGCTGCCGAAGAGCTGGAGCCGCTATCGCTTCCGCCTTGTCGATCATGGGCGGACGCTGGAAGTCGCCGTATCGGCGGCCGGCACGGAGTTCCGGCTCGTCGAGGGCGAGGCCATTCGCCTGTTCCATCGCGGCGAACCGGTTGACCTCTCGGCAGCCGAGCCGACGCGCCGTGTGGCCTTGCCGAAGATCTTCGATAAGAAGCCCTTCAAGGCCGTCGTCTTCGATCTCGACGGCGTCATCACCGACACCGCGCGTTTCCATCACCTCGCCTGGAAGCGGTTGGCCGACACGCTCGGCATCGGTTTCGATGACGAGCTTGCAGAGAGTCTCAAGGGCATCGATCGCCGCATGTCCTTGCAGATGATCCTCGACAAGGGGGGTGTCACGCTGGAGCCGGCCGAGTTCGACCGCCTCGCCGACATGAAGAACGTCTGGTACAAGGAACTTATCGGTACCATGACCCGGGATGACCTTCTGCCCGGCGCCCTCGATACGCTTGAAGCCGTGCGCGCCGCCGGTCTCAAGATCGGACTCGCATCGGTCAGCCAGAACGCCCCGGCCATTCTCGACCGGCTCGGCATTGCCGACATGTTCGATACGGTGGTCGATGCGCGCCTGCTGAAGCGGGGCAAGCCCGATCCGGAAATCTTCCTGAAGGCGGCGGCTCAACTCGGGGCCGATCCGGCCGACTGCCTCGGCGTCGAGGACGCGGTAGCCGGTGTCGCCTCGATCAAGGGGGCAGGCATGGCGGCGCTGGGGATCGGCAAGTCGTCGGTTCTGACCGAAGCCGACGCGATCATACCCAGCCTCGACGACTTCGTGCTCGCCGACTACGTCGCCTGA
- a CDS encoding amidase family protein, with product MSAPLLTLGDLGARFARRPESVLDLADDIATRFAALGDAHVPAPLGAAARNLLARCPDPSALPLWGVPYVVGANIDVAGLPTSAGLSALDFLPDFDAVLVERLRAAGALLVGKVPADPLDLDAPAFGSSEAVAAGLAAFAIASDRADIAGHGVVEVRPTPGLISLDGLFGIAPELDDVAIHAVDVAGGAAVRTIIGWSGPTGLRAPKRFARLGLLGGDKSSMVRDIGERLGLKTVAVDAALFAEAAALMEDDIWLAQRLDDVATAFVERPDLFPPRCRRRLSLALDCPARQLVQAQRCLSALRRQIDAAFSDIDLLFVPPAFGSATFTSACGLTAVVLPDGGALVGAGGDDDRLAAAAATLIVPNPSRSTRPIDIQASSPLAHR from the coding sequence ATGAGCGCTCCCTTGTTGACGCTGGGCGACCTTGGCGCGCGTTTCGCACGGCGACCGGAAAGCGTTCTCGATCTGGCCGACGATATCGCCACCCGCTTTGCCGCGCTGGGCGATGCCCATGTTCCCGCCCCTCTCGGTGCTGCCGCTCGAAATCTCCTCGCCCGTTGTCCTGATCCGTCCGCTCTGCCGCTTTGGGGCGTGCCTTACGTTGTCGGCGCCAATATCGACGTGGCAGGGCTTCCAACTTCGGCTGGTCTGTCGGCGCTCGACTTCCTGCCCGATTTCGACGCCGTCCTCGTGGAGCGGCTGCGCGCTGCCGGCGCTCTCTTGGTCGGCAAAGTGCCAGCCGATCCTCTCGACCTTGATGCGCCGGCCTTCGGTTCGTCGGAAGCGGTCGCTGCCGGCCTTGCCGCCTTCGCTATCGCCAGCGACCGGGCCGACATCGCCGGCCACGGGGTGGTCGAGGTTCGGCCGACCCCGGGGCTGATTTCCCTGGATGGCCTCTTTGGCATTGCCCCGGAACTCGACGATGTCGCCATCCACGCGGTTGACGTAGCCGGCGGCGCGGCGGTGCGCACGATTATCGGATGGTCCGGACCGACGGGGCTCAGGGCGCCCAAGCGGTTCGCCCGGCTTGGCCTGCTCGGCGGCGACAAGTCCTCAATGGTGCGGGACATCGGCGAGCGGCTCGGCCTGAAGACTGTCGCTGTGGATGCGGCGCTCTTTGCCGAAGCCGCTGCCCTGATGGAAGACGATATATGGCTGGCCCAGCGGCTTGATGACGTGGCGACGGCCTTCGTCGAGCGGCCGGACCTGTTTCCTCCCCGCTGTCGGCGTCGCCTTTCCCTGGCGCTGGACTGTCCCGCTCGCCAACTCGTTCAGGCTCAGCGTTGCCTTTCGGCGCTGCGTCGGCAGATCGACGCGGCCTTCTCGGATATCGATCTGCTGTTCGTCCCGCCCGCATTCGGCTCGGCCACCTTCACCAGCGCATGCGGCCTCACCGCCGTCGTGCTGCCGGACGGCGGCGCGCTGGTCGGTGCCGGCGGAGATGACGACCGTCTCGCCGCCGCGGCAGCTACCCTCATCGTTCCCAACCCATCGAGGTCCACTCGTCCGATTGACATCCAGGCGTCATCGCCGTTGGCTCATCGGTAG
- a CDS encoding substrate-binding domain-containing protein has translation MNLKELAGHLGLSQSTVSRALNGYQDVSPETRERVLAAARRFDYSPNASAHRLATGHSGAIGVVFPSDKDPLLDPLFTDFLSGLTNSAARRQMDILVSASLDTAEASYRRLAQRGSVDAVVLSSPLIEDQRVPLLDKLGIPCVVHGRTKSALPYAFLDIDNEGAFRQAAELLVGLGHRHIGLVNGDVRQAFAVDREAGWRSALLRSGLEASDALNRSDIMTDEAGYRLTADMLASATPPTAIICSSIFSAIGACRAIRDRGLAIGSDISVIAHDDGISSIRPEAHHPPLTTTFSSIHRAGERIAEIAADLIDGKSPSECQEVWPVDLIFRDSTRPPRSA, from the coding sequence ATGAACCTCAAGGAACTGGCAGGTCACCTCGGGCTTTCCCAGAGCACGGTCAGTCGCGCCCTCAACGGTTATCAGGACGTCAGCCCTGAGACGCGGGAGCGGGTTCTCGCGGCCGCGCGACGCTTCGATTACTCGCCGAACGCCAGCGCCCATCGGCTGGCGACCGGGCATTCGGGAGCGATCGGCGTCGTCTTCCCTTCCGACAAGGACCCGCTGCTCGATCCCTTGTTTACCGACTTCCTGTCCGGCCTCACCAACAGCGCGGCCCGGCGGCAGATGGACATTCTGGTCAGCGCGAGCCTGGACACTGCGGAGGCGAGCTATCGCCGCCTCGCCCAGAGAGGCTCGGTGGATGCCGTCGTGCTCTCGAGCCCGCTCATCGAGGATCAGCGTGTTCCACTGCTCGACAAGCTCGGCATCCCCTGCGTGGTGCATGGCCGCACCAAGTCGGCGCTGCCATACGCCTTTCTCGACATCGACAACGAGGGCGCCTTCCGCCAAGCTGCCGAATTGCTCGTGGGCCTCGGTCACCGGCACATCGGCCTCGTCAATGGCGACGTGCGCCAGGCCTTCGCCGTCGACCGCGAAGCCGGCTGGCGTTCCGCCCTCCTTCGGTCCGGGCTGGAGGCATCGGATGCCCTCAACCGGTCCGACATCATGACCGACGAGGCCGGATATAGGCTGACGGCCGACATGCTGGCGAGCGCAACCCCGCCGACCGCCATCATCTGTTCCAGCATCTTCTCGGCCATCGGCGCTTGCCGCGCCATTCGCGACCGCGGGCTGGCGATAGGCTCCGACATATCGGTGATCGCCCATGACGACGGCATCAGCTCGATACGGCCGGAGGCGCATCACCCGCCGCTGACCACCACCTTCTCGTCCATCCATCGCGCCGGCGAACGCATTGCCGAAATCGCGGCCGACCTCATTGATGGCAAAAGCCCAAGCGAATGCCAGGAAGTATGGCCGGTGGACCTGATCTTCCGCGACAGCACCCGGCCACCCAGATCTGCCTGA
- a CDS encoding DUF2934 domain-containing protein: MGANRDDEIRARAYRLWEEEGRPEGRAEQHWFTARESLAVEENHESTLLPIDTGTNGEPIEAVENAGEFPTLTDQGEQRIPRRPKPDDASQPANS; the protein is encoded by the coding sequence ATGGGTGCCAACCGCGACGATGAAATCCGTGCCCGAGCCTATCGGCTCTGGGAGGAGGAAGGGCGACCGGAAGGCCGCGCCGAGCAGCATTGGTTTACCGCCCGCGAAAGTCTTGCCGTCGAGGAAAACCACGAGTCGACTCTACTCCCCATCGACACAGGCACCAATGGCGAGCCGATCGAAGCGGTCGAGAATGCCGGCGAGTTTCCGACGCTCACCGATCAGGGCGAGCAGCGGATTCCGCGTCGCCCCAAACCCGATGATGCGTCTCAGCCAGCCAATAGCTGA
- a CDS encoding PepSY domain-containing protein, whose protein sequence is MKGMIAAIVLAAAFASVGLTLAQEPPPVTAPVPGANSFTEAQAKAWIEGEGYTNVADLVLGTDGVWRGSARLDDLPALVRLDYQGNVTEQ, encoded by the coding sequence ATGAAAGGGATGATTGCCGCAATCGTGCTGGCTGCCGCCTTCGCGTCGGTCGGCCTGACCTTGGCCCAGGAGCCGCCGCCCGTGACGGCGCCGGTTCCCGGCGCGAACAGCTTCACAGAGGCGCAGGCCAAGGCCTGGATCGAGGGGGAGGGCTACACCAACGTTGCCGATCTCGTGCTGGGAACGGATGGTGTCTGGCGCGGCAGCGCGAGGCTGGATGATCTTCCCGCCCTGGTTCGGCTCGACTATCAGGGCAACGTCACCGAGCAGTGA
- a CDS encoding LacI family DNA-binding transcriptional regulator, giving the protein MKRPTQKDVAKLAGVSQAAVSMVLSGTGAPTVSPDTWTRITDAAKALGYAPNRFAQALKTRRTMTIACIVPDITNPFYPVLIRGVQAVAQEGAYDVITVNTDGDPARERHFLDWAHQGRVDGVIGVFFTLTATDFRSLVEAGVPVVRIESARKKGGDIAIDDIYVDSHEAAHAVVDYLLGRGHRRIAMLAGTGGPQRVRVEGYREAMATAGAVPSVTITEAFSEEAGFAAAQSILESGYEPTAIFAANDLMAIGVMRALRDRGLRIPEDVAVVGFDDISPASLVSPPLTTVSQFQARMGELAAEALLQRLRGQRPPHGTTEEVRFQLVERASA; this is encoded by the coding sequence ATGAAGCGTCCCACGCAGAAAGACGTCGCCAAGCTGGCAGGCGTCTCGCAAGCGGCTGTGTCCATGGTGCTGAGCGGAACCGGCGCGCCGACGGTGTCACCCGACACATGGACGCGCATCACCGACGCAGCCAAGGCACTCGGATATGCGCCGAACCGTTTTGCGCAGGCGCTCAAGACGCGCCGGACAATGACCATCGCCTGCATCGTCCCCGACATCACCAACCCCTTCTATCCTGTGCTGATCCGTGGCGTTCAGGCCGTCGCGCAGGAAGGCGCCTACGACGTCATAACCGTCAACACCGACGGCGACCCGGCCCGGGAACGTCATTTCCTCGACTGGGCGCATCAAGGCCGAGTCGACGGCGTCATCGGCGTTTTCTTCACCCTCACGGCCACGGATTTCCGCTCGCTGGTCGAAGCGGGCGTCCCGGTGGTGCGCATAGAATCGGCTCGCAAGAAGGGGGGCGATATCGCCATCGACGATATTTATGTCGACAGCCACGAGGCCGCCCATGCCGTCGTCGATTACCTCCTCGGCCGTGGCCATCGCCGGATCGCCATGCTGGCCGGCACGGGGGGGCCGCAACGCGTGCGGGTCGAAGGCTACCGTGAAGCCATGGCGACGGCTGGCGCAGTCCCCTCGGTGACCATCACCGAAGCCTTCAGCGAGGAAGCCGGCTTCGCAGCCGCGCAATCCATTCTTGAAAGCGGCTACGAGCCCACTGCCATCTTCGCCGCCAACGACCTGATGGCGATCGGCGTCATGCGGGCGTTGCGCGATCGGGGGCTGCGCATTCCCGAGGACGTGGCGGTGGTCGGGTTCGACGACATTTCACCGGCGAGTCTGGTGTCGCCGCCTCTGACGACGGTCAGCCAGTTCCAGGCACGGATGGGCGAGTTGGCGGCCGAGGCCCTGCTTCAGCGGCTGCGGGGTCAGAGGCCACCCCATGGGACCACGGAAGAGGTCCGCTTTCAGCTTGTCGAACGCGCATCGGCCTGA
- a CDS encoding ABC transporter substrate-binding protein yields MDRRTFLAGSLGASLVPFMNRMAFAAGKPVTWWYESAAPAQQEAIAKVLVAGFNVAHPDYSLAIDYRGSELDKQMRVALLSGNGPDVVYTAGPSYVAPMARAGQLLALDDYAEKLGWNKRILPVFLEMGKYDGKLYAVPKTYETLGLFYNKAVLEKNGWKAPTTIAEMEALADEALKAKLVPFASGNAGWRGNNEHYVTIVLNSIAGPENVYKALKGEIPWTAEPFVAAINKLNDWWQKGYFGPDYFSLETEQFFAQMAAGKSPMLPSGTWHFQYIQSYFKDKTDQCGFVGFPSAEGIGAPVYALGVGSTLSIAAAAQNPDGAAAAIDFVFSPEFYGAMNSVWQGEWNTPLEDLSMVKISDEVPALYADTMKTLADAVGDNKYGYTSWTFLPPATDTQLINGIEEVWLGRATVADYLAQLDATFQQEKAEGKVPAVPAR; encoded by the coding sequence ATGGACAGACGGACATTTCTCGCGGGAAGCCTGGGCGCGTCTCTCGTTCCTTTCATGAATCGCATGGCCTTCGCCGCCGGCAAGCCGGTGACGTGGTGGTATGAAAGCGCCGCTCCGGCGCAGCAGGAGGCCATCGCCAAGGTGCTGGTGGCCGGCTTCAACGTTGCCCATCCGGACTACAGCCTGGCGATCGACTATCGCGGCTCCGAACTCGACAAGCAGATGCGCGTCGCCCTTCTGTCCGGCAACGGGCCGGATGTCGTCTATACCGCCGGCCCGAGCTACGTGGCGCCGATGGCCCGCGCCGGCCAGCTGCTGGCCCTCGATGACTACGCCGAGAAACTGGGCTGGAACAAGCGGATCCTGCCGGTGTTCCTCGAAATGGGCAAGTACGACGGCAAGCTCTACGCCGTGCCCAAGACCTATGAGACGCTCGGCCTGTTCTACAACAAGGCCGTGCTTGAGAAGAACGGCTGGAAGGCTCCGACCACGATCGCCGAAATGGAGGCCTTGGCCGACGAGGCGCTCAAGGCCAAGCTCGTTCCCTTCGCCTCCGGCAACGCCGGCTGGCGCGGCAACAACGAGCATTACGTCACCATCGTCCTCAACTCGATCGCCGGGCCGGAAAACGTCTACAAGGCGCTGAAGGGCGAGATCCCCTGGACCGCCGAGCCCTTCGTGGCGGCGATCAACAAGCTGAACGACTGGTGGCAGAAGGGCTACTTCGGCCCGGACTATTTCTCGCTCGAAACCGAGCAGTTCTTCGCTCAGATGGCCGCCGGAAAGTCGCCCATGCTGCCGAGCGGCACCTGGCACTTCCAGTACATCCAGTCCTATTTCAAGGACAAGACCGACCAGTGCGGCTTCGTCGGCTTCCCGAGCGCCGAAGGCATCGGTGCCCCGGTCTATGCGCTGGGCGTCGGCTCGACCCTGTCCATCGCCGCTGCCGCGCAGAACCCCGATGGCGCCGCCGCCGCCATCGATTTCGTCTTCTCGCCGGAATTCTACGGCGCCATGAACTCGGTCTGGCAAGGCGAGTGGAACACGCCGCTCGAAGACCTCAGCATGGTCAAGATCAGCGACGAAGTGCCGGCCCTCTATGCCGACACCATGAAGACGCTGGCCGACGCGGTCGGCGACAACAAGTACGGCTACACGTCCTGGACCTTCCTGCCGCCGGCTACGGATACGCAGCTCATCAACGGCATCGAAGAGGTCTGGCTGGGCCGCGCGACCGTCGCCGATTACCTCGCCCAGCTCGATGCCACGTTCCAGCAGGAAAAGGCGGAAGGCAAGGTGCCGGCCGTACCGGCCCGCTAA
- a CDS encoding carbohydrate ABC transporter permease encodes MHRLYLIPTLLINVVIIFIPAALTIALAFCRWDGIGMPVFVGLANFRLLLADRVFWMALGNNIIWTAIFLTVPIAMGLLAATMMLIARRGSAFFQVIYFLPMVIATAITARVWQGMIYSPLTGIAGLVTRAGFPVPNPLTQPSTALYGIAAVDLWHWWGFLCVIFFAALRQVPQEQIEAARIEGASFWQMLRYVLLPGIRPTITLMMIMTIIWSFLVFDFVYILTQGGPAFSSEVLSTLAYRSAFYDLAVGKAAAVAVVISLFGLATTAVYIRLQAKEFDQ; translated from the coding sequence ATGCATCGCCTTTATCTGATCCCGACGTTGCTCATCAACGTCGTCATCATCTTCATTCCCGCCGCGCTGACCATCGCGCTCGCCTTCTGCCGTTGGGACGGCATCGGCATGCCGGTGTTCGTCGGGCTAGCCAACTTCCGGCTGCTCCTCGCCGATCGCGTGTTCTGGATGGCGCTGGGCAACAACATCATCTGGACGGCCATTTTCCTCACGGTGCCCATCGCCATGGGGTTGCTTGCCGCGACCATGATGCTGATCGCCCGCCGTGGCAGCGCCTTTTTCCAGGTCATCTACTTCCTGCCGATGGTGATCGCCACCGCCATCACGGCTCGTGTCTGGCAGGGCATGATCTATTCGCCGCTCACCGGCATCGCCGGCCTCGTCACGCGCGCCGGCTTTCCCGTCCCCAACCCGCTGACGCAGCCGTCGACAGCCCTGTACGGCATCGCCGCCGTCGACCTCTGGCATTGGTGGGGCTTCCTCTGCGTCATTTTCTTCGCGGCCCTCCGACAGGTGCCGCAGGAGCAGATCGAAGCGGCCCGCATCGAGGGAGCGAGCTTCTGGCAGATGCTGCGCTATGTGCTGCTGCCCGGCATCCGGCCGACCATCACGCTGATGATGATCATGACCATCATCTGGTCGTTCCTGGTGTTCGACTTCGTCTACATCCTGACCCAGGGCGGCCCGGCCTTCTCGAGCGAAGTCCTGTCGACGCTCGCCTACCGCAGCGCCTTCTACGACCTCGCCGTCGGCAAGGCCGCCGCCGTGGCCGTGGTGATCAGCCTGTTCGGCCTTGCGACCACCGCCGTCTACATCCGCCTGCAGGCGAAGGAGTTCGACCAATGA
- a CDS encoding carbohydrate ABC transporter permease — MRLIESRTTFVLTYTALAILLLITLFPIALLVLNSLKPATQIVQSPLAWPEVYRWDNFVRAWNDARFGTTMLNSAMLATMTIILVCSTGSLTAYVLARRKIKSWKIVTFYLLATTTAPIQLFLFPLYFGFAKLGLINNVFAVSLIYTAIYSPFAVMLLRTYFLAVPKELEEAALIDGATHWQVFSKVMLPIVSPGILTVALIIGLYSWNEFLIATTFLQRTDRLTAVVSFFLLSGQYTSDWGEIMAAALIIVLPVIVLFIALQRRFIEGMAGGSVKG; from the coding sequence ATGAGGCTGATCGAAAGCCGGACGACCTTCGTCCTCACCTACACGGCTCTGGCGATCCTGCTGCTGATCACGCTGTTTCCGATCGCCCTCCTGGTGCTCAACTCGCTGAAGCCGGCGACGCAGATCGTCCAGAGCCCGCTCGCCTGGCCGGAAGTCTATCGCTGGGACAACTTCGTTCGGGCCTGGAACGACGCCCGCTTCGGCACCACCATGCTCAACTCGGCGATGCTGGCGACGATGACCATCATTCTGGTCTGTTCCACCGGTTCGCTCACCGCCTACGTGCTGGCGCGCCGCAAGATCAAGAGCTGGAAGATCGTCACCTTCTATCTGCTCGCCACCACCACCGCCCCGATCCAGCTGTTTCTGTTCCCGCTCTACTTCGGCTTCGCCAAGCTCGGGCTCATCAACAACGTCTTCGCGGTGTCGCTGATTTACACGGCCATCTACTCGCCCTTCGCGGTGATGCTGCTCCGGACCTACTTCCTCGCCGTTCCCAAGGAGCTCGAGGAAGCGGCGCTGATCGACGGCGCCACCCACTGGCAGGTGTTTTCGAAGGTGATGCTGCCGATCGTCTCGCCCGGCATCCTCACCGTGGCGCTGATCATCGGTCTCTACTCCTGGAACGAGTTCCTGATCGCCACGACCTTCCTGCAACGGACCGACCGGCTGACCGCCGTCGTCTCCTTCTTCCTGCTGTCCGGCCAGTACACCTCCGACTGGGGTGAGATCATGGCGGCGGCTCTCATCATCGTGCTGCCGGTGATCGTCCTGTTCATCGCCCTGCAGCGCCGCTTCATCGAAGGCATGGCCGGCGGATCGGTCAAAGGCTGA